Proteins from a genomic interval of Leishmania infantum JPCM5 genome chromosome 11:
- the putative ABCA5 gene encoding ATP-binding cassette protein subfamily A, member 5, producing MARTSWSSSSTGSISAGSDESYCRSEPAKGGSFMDQLLAILYRTLRQTLRTKAILFMEIVLPLMFIVITLILWLVWLPFQGRSRQFIDYTPYASSAATLHKQLTCFNSSEGEPIPGLCDCAWISILSNYTVLCAGDYDTIPYKNLCYVDLPFDFSNFKVNGYAVGNITGANKLVQVWVNSYNTSLFVIPTLDEVIIFHWLARISRSKTKSDGNLLSAGIAAGLMPNSKQSSVLCSGALYFVGSSAQVDPLLDYFRKESVLFDKVYGGTYATVVEAEAKVRATEWNWAIIELNGFDASAFDVTIRMNSTALPTFALPYDKSYGGGFYNSRADLYAVAGFLSIQQIISEYYLKLVVGSTATGTDLPLDHYVAVAGYASFITQPLLTTANILLPLIFVMAYLYPVSQFTKRIVLEKELRIREAMQIMGLGNAPIYISWYLTFFLPNFFVTIVTLVVIRMTYITITNILILFLVYYIYLITCVPLAGFYSAFFSKARLASLLTPLIYFVFAMPAFAIQSANTAIITAFCIFPPTAYAVTMLGIIDHEIAGGFAEASWHDALDTPPVYLAIVMMTVDFIFFNLLMLYLDNVMPKQWGTRKHPLFFIIDPVMWCFNSKHKRLEGGADGRAENGVFEDVDGDDDAVILDGLRKEYSRGVKRFVAVNNLYWGMREGEISVLLGHNGAGKTTVLNMMTGMVEPDAGDCYVYGSSVRTAKADVRQQIGYCPQHNILWGELTCRDHLEFFGRIKGLRGWELENAVCRMLHETDLLEKMDQPAKSLSGGQKRKLSVSIAFVTCSRLVFLDEPTAGMDVGARRYTWELLRRMSAHHTIFLTTHYMDEADLLGHKIGIMSQGRLKCSGSSMFLKSHLGFGYSITMSLCDAASVNAISKLVQSSVDGAHKVGLNGCEVMYRLPNERVEQFPEFLDRLEAVKDALGVRGYSLSATTLEEIFLRMSNEDIEREREEDPLMQLHPDITAAQESCIWNCEIVEGRKAMLWSQFKAMMTKRMWNGLRDRKMQFFQVVCPVICILIAMLLSLISLNGPDTITLNKEIYPGEVLVEMNGCDELLGPNASFDNFTVRHQKYMNALNLSTYMVDTFLSQPTLRVEGLVCRDPDWANAVKTPNNVIHILNSSTYHQGPISVNSIYQALYRKYTGKNARFTLVAGTMPRTKQEKVTQDALKTILMGAIIMIPFTFLPSNVVAWVVKERECKARHLQNVSGLSFYIYWLTNFLFDMVAYIISMCLVIVIFLMFSRDEYVAKDRIGAVFVLFFIYGLSSTTAGYMCSFLFDEHSNAQTMVMAASFVAGFLLVMVVYIMSLLSQTMAAADVLRWITRIVPSFAIGEGIINLAMLTQRQAIVGGVTAWSMDTIGWACVYMSVEFPLFFAITLWIDHPRRRMWGQRNNYDVDAAPQTVSEEDSDVEKTREEVYKEEAEGVNDDMVRVVDLRKVYPNGKEAVRNVTFSVAPGEVFGFLGTNGAGKTTTISMLCQEFIPTSGKAYVCGYNIVENSIEALQCIGYCPQFDACLDLLTVKEHLELYVGVRGIRYEERDVVIDSLLRMCELSTYRYTLSSELSGGNRRKLSVALSLIGGPRVVFLDEPSAGMDPVARRGLWNAIEKVADNSSVVLTTHHLEEVEALAHRVAIMVDGTLRCIGDKTHLKNKFGTGFEMSVRVGAEEDMGNVHTWVKTRFPDATMNECKGQRFVYTLPANVALSDVFRLLQQKKETLNITDYSVSQTSIEQVFLKISGELEEATAFRRTLEDTLALPSRKSALADAANFDPATRNLFLGRSR from the coding sequence ATGGCACGCACATCGTGGAGCTCGAGCTCTACCGGCTCCATCAGTGCTGGCAGCGATGAGAGCTACTGCCGCAGTGAGCCGGCCAAGGGAGGCAGTTTCATGGATCAGCTGCTGGCGATCCTGTACCGCACGCTCCGTCAGACGCTGCGCACCAAGGCGATTTTGTTCATGGAAATTGTTCTGCCGCTCATGTTCATCGTCATTACGCTCATTTTGTGGTTAGTGTGGTTGCCCTTCCAAGGCCGTTCGAGGCAGTTCATCGACTACACGCCCTACGCGTCCTCTGCGGCTACGCTGCACAAACAGCTCACCTGTTTCAACAGCTCGGAGGGAGAGCCCATCCCGGGGCTGTGTGATTGCGCCTGGATATCCATACTCAGCAACTACACGGTCTTGTGCGCCGGCGACTACGACACGATCCCGTACAAGAACCTCTGCTATGTCGACCTCCCGTTCGACTTCAGCAACTTCAAGGTCAACGGCTACGCCGTTGGGAACATCACGGGGGCCAACAAGCTGGTGCAGGTGTGGGTCAACTCGTACAACACGAGCCTGTTTGTGATCCCGACGCTGGATGAGGTGATCATCTTCCACTGGCTGGCTCGGATTAGCAGGTCAAAAACGAAGAGCGATGGCAACCTCCTCTCCGCTGGCATCGCGGCTGGTTTGATGCCCAACTCGAAGCAGTCTTCTGTTTTGTGCTCCGGCGCCCTGTACTTCGTCGGCAGCTCAGCGCAGGTAGACCCGCTGCTGGATTACTTCCGAAAGGAGTCGGTGCTCTTCGACAAGGTGTACGGCGGCACCTACGCAACCGTGGTAGAGGCGGAGGCCAAGGTACGCGCCACGGAATGGAATTGGGCCATCATCGAACTCAACGGCTTCGATGCGAGCGCGTTTGACGTGACCATCCGCATGAACTCgaccgcgctgccgacgtTTGCGCTTCCGTACGACAAGAGCTATGGCGGCGGCTTCTACAACAGCCGTGCCGACCTCTACGCCGTCGCCGGGTTTCTGTCCATTCAGCAGATCATCTCGGAATACTACCTGAAGCTGGTCGTGGggagcaccgccaccggcacAGATTTACCGCTGGACCATTACGTGGCTGTCGCTGGCTACGCCAGTTTCAtcacgcagccgctcctcacCACTGCCAATATCTTGCTGCCGCTCATCTTCGTCATGGCGTACCTCTACCCCGTCTCGCAGTTCACGAAGCGCAtcgtgctggagaaggagctgcggATCCGCGAGGCCATGCAGATCATGGGGCTCGGCAACGCCCCGATCTACATTTCGTGGTACCTCACCTTCTTCTTGCCGAACTTCTTTGTCACGATCGTCACCCTCGTCGTGATTCGGATGACGTACATCACAATCACGAACATCCTTATCCTGTTCCTGGTGTACTACATCTACCTCATCACCTGCGTACCCCTAGCTGGCTTCTACTCGGCCTTCTTCAGCAAGGCTCGCCTCGCCTCCTTGCTGACGCCGCTCATCTACTTCGTGTTCGCCATGCCAGCCTTCGCGATTCAGAGCGCCAATACCGCAATAATAACCGCCTTTTGCATCTTCCCGCCCACCGCCTACGCCGTCACGATGCTCGGCATTATTGATCACGAAATAGCCGGCGGCTTTGCGGAAGCCAGCTGGCACGACGCCCTCGACACGCCTCCGGTGTATCTGGCCATCGTCATGATGACCGTGGACTTTATCTTCTTCAACCTGCTTATGCTCTACCTCGACAACGTTATGCCGAAGCAGTGGGGTACGCGCAAGCACCCGCTCTTCTTCATCATTGACCCCGTCATGTGGTGCTTCAACTCGAAGCACAAGCGCctcgagggcggcgccgacgggcGCGCCGAGAACGGCGTGTTCGAGgacgtcgacggcgacgacgacgcggtgATTTTGGACGGCCTGCGCAAGGAGTACTCGCGCGGCGTCAAGAGGTTCGTTGCGGTGAACAACCTGTACTGGGGGATGCGCGAGGGCGAGATCTCTGTGCTGCTGGGGCacaacggcgccggcaagACGACGGTGCTGAACATGATGACGGGGATGGTCGAGCCGGACGCGGGCGACTGTTACGTCTACGGCAGCTCTGTGCGGACGGCGAAGGCCGACGTGCGCCAGCAGATCGGATACTGTCCGCAGCACAACATCCTGTGGGGCGAGCTGACGTGCCGCGACCACCTGGAGTTCTTTGGGCGGATTAAGGGGTTGCGCGGGTGGGAGCTGGAGAATGCCGTGTGCCGGATGTTGCACGAGACGGACCTGCTGGAGAAGATGGACCAGCCGGCGAAGAGCCTGTCGGGGGGGCAGAAGCGCAAGCTCTCGGTCTCCATCGCCTTCGTGACTTGCAGTCGCCTCGTCTTCCTGGACGAGCCCACGGCCGGCATGGATGTGGGTGCGCGGCGATACACgtgggagctgctgcggcgcatgTCCGCTCATCACACCATTTTCCTGACGACGCACTACATGGACGAGGCAGATCTGCTGGGGCACAAGATCGGGATCATGAGCCAGGGGCGACTGAAGTGCTCGGGCAGCAGCATGTTTCTGAAGAGCCACCTCGGGTTCGGGTACAGCATTACGATGTCCCTTTGCGACGCCGCTTCCGTGAACGCAATCTCGAAGCTCGTGCAGTCATCGGTGGACGGCGCTCACAAGGTTGGGTTGAACGGGTGTGAGGTGATGTACCGACTGCCCAACGAGCGTGTCGAACAGTTCCCGGAGTTTCTGGATCGACTGGAGGCGGTGAAAGACGCgctcggcgttcgcggctactcgctgtcggcgacgacgctaGAGGAGATATTTCTTCGCATGTCCAACGAGGACATCGAGCGGGAGCGCGAAGAAGACCCTCTGATGCAGCTGCACCCAGATATCACCGCTGCGCAGGAGAGTTGCATATGGAACTGTGAGATAGTGGAGGGGCGCAAGGCGATGCTGTGGTCGCAGTTCAAGGCGATGATGACGAAGCGCATGTGGAATGGCCTGCGGGATCGCAAGATGCAGTTTTTCCAGGTGGTGTGCCCGGTGATTTGCATTTTGATTGCTATGCTGCTCTCACTCATCTCCCTCAACGGCCCCGACACCATAACGCTGAACAAGGAAATCTACCCCGGCGAGGTTCTGGTGGAGATGAACGGGTGCGATGAGCTGCTCGGCCCCAACGCCTCCTTCGACAACTTCACAGTGCGGCACCAAAAATACATGAATGCGCTGAACTTGTCCACCTACATGGTCGACACGTTTCTCTCTCAGCCCACGTTGCGCGTGGAGGGGCTCGTGTGCCGCGATCCAGACTGGGCAAACGCCGTGAAGACACCGAACAACGTGATACACATACTGAACTCGTCCACCTATCACCAGGGGCCCATCTCCGTGAACTCCATCTACCAGGCACTCTACAGGAAGTACACGGGAAAAAATGCACGCTTTACGCTGGTGGCGGGAACGATGCCGCGCACCAAGCAAGAGAAGGTGACGCAGGACGCGCTGAAGACGATTCTCATGGGCGCGATTATCATGATCCCGTTCACGTTCCTGCCGTCGAACGTGGTGGCGTGGGTGGTGAAGGAGCGGGAGTGCAAGGCGCGACATCTGCAGAACGTCTCGGGGCTGAGCTTTTACATCTACTGGCTCACGAATTTCCTCTTCGACATGGTCGCCTACATCATCTCCATGTGcctcgtcatcgtcatcTTCCTCATGTTCAGCCGCGATGAGTACGTGGCCAAAGACCGTATCGGCGCCGTGTTCGTCCTGTTCTTCATCTACGGCCTCTCGAGCACGACCGCGGGGTACATGTGCAGTTTCCTCTTCGACGAGCACTCCAACGCGCAGACGATGGTGATGGCCGCCAGCTTCGTCGCCGGGTTTCTTCTCGTCATGGTCGTGTACATCATGTCGCTGCTCTCACAGAccatggcggcggccgaTGTCCTCCGGTGGATCACGCGCATCGTGCCAAGTTTTGCCATTGGCGAGGGCATCATCAACTTGGCGATGctgacgcagcggcaggcgatCGTAGGCGGCGTGACGGCGTGGTCAATGGACACGATCgggtgggcgtgcgtgtacATGTCAGTCGAGTTCCCGCTGTTTTTCGCGATCACCCTCTGGATCGACcacccgcggcggcgcatgtGGGGACAGCGCAACAACTACGACGTCGACGCGGCTCCGCAGACGGTGTCGGAAGAGGACTCCGACGTTGAGAAGACGCGTGAGGAGGTGTACAAAGAGGAGGCTGAGGGCGTCAACGACGACATGGTGCGCGTGGTGGACCTCCGCAAGGTGTACCCTAACggcaaggaggcggtgcgcaacGTCACCTTCTCCGTGGCCCCCGGCGAGGTGTTCGGCTTCCTCGGCACGAACGGTGCTGGTaagacgacgacgatttCGATGCTGTGCCAGGAATTCATTCCGACAAGCGGCAAGGCGTACGTCTGCGGCTACAACATTGTGGAGAACAGcatcgaggcgctgcagtgcaTCGGGTACTGCCCGCAGTTCGACGCGTGCCTGGACCTGCTGACGGTGAAAGAGCACCTGGAGCTGTACGTGGGCGTGCGAGGTATTCGGTACGAAGAGCGTGATGTTGTCATCGACTCCTTGCTGCGCATGTGCGAACTCTCTACTTATCGCTACACCCTATCCTCGGAGCTGTCCGGTGGCAACCGGCGCAAGCTGTCTGTGGCGCTTTCTCTCATTGGAGGGCCTCGAGTCGTCTTCCTGGACGAACCGTCGGCCGGCATGGACCctgtggcgcggcgcgggtTATGGAATGCAATCGAAAAGGTCGCCGACAACAGCTCCGTTGTGCTGACGACGCACCacctggaggaggtggaggcgcttGCGCATCGCGTGGCGATCATGGTGGATGGCACCctgcgctgcatcggcgACAAGACTCACCTGAAGAACAAGTTCGGCACCGGCTTTGAGATGAGCGTACGTGTGGGTGCAGAGGAGGACATGGGGAATGTGCACACGTGGGTGAAGACACGGTTCCCCGACGCGACGATGAATGAGTGTAAGGGGCAACGTTTTGTCTACACGCTGCCGGCCAACGTCGCCCTCTCGGATGTCTTCCGTCTCTTGCAACAGAAGAAGGAGACGCTGAACATTACGGACTACAGCGTGTCGCAGACTTCCATCGAACAGGTGTTCCTGAAGATCAGCGGAGAACTAGAGGAGGCGACCGCCTTCCGTCGCACGCTGGAGGACAcgctcgcgctgccgagTAGGAAGAGCGCCTTGGCGGATGCCGCGAATTTCGACCCGGCAACTCGCAACTTGTTTCTCGGCAGGTCGAGATAG